The DNA window CAAATACAGTTTACTAGAACTGTTATAACTGTAATAATAGAGTAATATTATACTTCACCCTGCTGCAGTCACTAGTAGAAGAAGTTTGAAGAAGTCTCCAGGATAGAGAGGGTGATGGATACTAGTAGGcttagtgtgtgtttacatgtatgtgtatgtgttcgcatgctttcagtgtgtgtttttaatgtgtatttaGGCTGGGCAAGATTTTATTTGTCCATTGTAATCATtgaattttgtcatttgtttgttatgTTATCTTATGTTAGACTCAACTAGACAACTTAAGATGTAATTCTTCCATATCTAAACCTtgatgtttaaatgaaataaacacatgtGGATATCCAAACAAAGATGGTGGAATACCGAACCTTATGTGCTCATACGTCCATCATCTCTTTTCCCACAGATTTACACAGGCTCTGGTTAGCGTCCGTAATCGGCACAACAACGTGGTGCCCACCATGGCTCAGGGTGTGGTGGAGTACAAGGAGGCCTTCGGCGTGGACCCCGTCACCAACCAGAACGTCCAGTACTTCCTGGACCGCTTCTACATGAGCCGCATCTCCACACGCATGCTCATGAACCAGCACAGTCAGTATAGCACTCGGTGATTATCAGTGAGTTAATCAACACAGTTGCTCACACTCGAAAGCTCATGTTATTAAATTAAACTGTGTGTTAAAACGCTTTACGCGtcatttttatatgattaaGCAGCAAGTAGTGATCTCAGATGTGTAAATGCTGTTAAAGAGCCGCATAGTCAACACCCAGCTTGCCTTAATGGTTTTACAGCAGTATAGCACTTCTTTTGCACTAAAAGGTTAATGCAAGATAGCAATAAGTGTTCAGCTATTGTTAACATTCCCCACTGCAAAGAACTCACTATAATTTACTAAATATTCACAAATGTATAGGAAGTGGATTGTGTCTATACATTTACGTTTTTTTGGAGTCacacacattgttttttttgcgTCCTTCAGCATTAATCTTCGAGGGCAGCGTGAACCCAGCCCATCCCAAACACATCGGCAGCATTGATCCCAGCTGTGACGTTGTGGAGGTAGTAAAAGGTAATGAGTGATCTGTCTCAGCTGCAGTACTGCTGTATGTATAGACATACACCCTGGATGtgttatctgttgttttttgcaACACTCGCTGTTTGCATGGATTCATGACTGTTTGGACTTTAATTATCTGATCTTTTTAGAGTCAGTATACTGAGTTGGAAGTGAAAACATGTTATTATGAGGTGTATGGCTAGAAACTGATTGTTGTGTAAACTGGTTGACTAAGACATATAATATAACGTCTGCTTGTGTTGATCTTCATTTATGCATGAATTGTAATTTTTCATCGTCAGAATGAATCTCATTTTCTCAACcacagctttttgtttttgtttttttgtttcactttgtaGATGCATATGAGTCATCAAAGATGCTGTGTGAGCAGTATTACCTGACCTCTCCTGATATGGAGGTCACAGAAGTAAATTGTAAGTCGATGCCGCTATTTACATATTGGCTTTCTTCCTTTTAAACAGGTGCTCTTATACTGTATCTTTCTTGTTTTGCCTGGATATTTTCTGCTGCACACATCTATGTGAGAGAATAGTTTTACTGATGTCCCCTCTAATCTTTGTTGGTTTGACTGAGGCCTTCTGTTTCCTTTTAGCTGGAAACAGAAGGCCCCAGTCAGCATTAGATATTCTTAATTTAAACCACATACTGTAGGTTATATTAACACTGTGTATAATATGATTACACAGCATAAAAGactaatatatacattatgaaaTATGTATGTCCCTtagtagaaaatgtttttaaatgggGTGATTATTGTCACAATATGCTCTTAAATAGATTCATGTTCCTAATTTTTGTTGCAGTATATCATTCAGAACATCTTCTAGTGCTTTAAATACAAACTGTACAAAGTGTAATCATATTCTTGGCAGATAAGCTCTAGAATAAATAAATCGACATGACAAATGAAGTTGTTATCTGGCTTTATTTGGCATGGGTGGCTCTAGctgatgttgattttttttggtcttatcTTGGGGCAGGAGTTATTTAAAGTTCAGTAAAACACCAAGTTTTCCAAGAGGCCTCTCTTTTCAGCCAGGGTGACATGATGgtcaagttgttgttttttttttcacagccaAAAACCCTGGCCAGCCTCTCCACATTGTCTACGTGCCATCCCACCTCTATCATATGCTGTTCGAGCTCTTCAAGGTACAATAACCAACAAATCTGAAAAGCAAATGTATACTATTCTTCACCGTGTCTGCTCACTCTTTGTTTAATACACTTTGCCTGTTCTTTGTCAGAACGCCATGAGAGCTACAGTAGAGACCCATGAGACGAGCCCGACGTTGCCCCCGATCAAAGTGCGAGTTTCACTGGGCACCGAGGACCTCACTATCAAGGTAGATGAGGACACTGAGAGTTAAGATACGTCACGACTTAGTACTGAAGGTAGAACGCGGGTTTTAGAGATAAACAAGTGTTCTAAGTCTGTACTAACAAAGACGTACATGCTGTGCTGTTTACCACACAGATCCACTTTGTGCCATGCATCACTCATTACAAATACTGTGTGTGGGTCCATGTGGAAATGGTTTACTGGAACAGGCCTTAAAAAGCCCTGATGACTTGATATTCGCAGTATGACATTGTTTAGATTCCGTTCAAATGGCAAACGATGAGTTCACGGGACGCGAGCCCGCTGGCAGAACAAAGAGGACCCTTAACATACCTCTCCTTTATTTTTAGATGTCTGACAGAGGAGGTGGAGTCCCTCTGAGGAAGATTGAGCGCCTATTCAGCTACATGTACTCCACAGCTCCCAGTCCCGTCCACGCAGACAATTCTCGTAACGCACCACTGGTGAGATGAATCCGTTGCACTCAAAGCTTATTATAGTTGCACAGTTTTATTCATAAGTCATGTCTTGTCTTAGTCAGAACACAATATGCTGCAAGACATCAAGCTTGCTTTTGCATTTTGCACATGAGATACAGTTTAAAATCTCAAATCTGTACCCATATGACAAACTGAAGATCTGTTTACATGAGCAACCTCTCTGCAGTACACAGTTTATGTTTCATGTGATAATATTTTAGAAGCTGGCCCAGACACTCTAATCTGTACAGATACTGTAACTGTTATTTTTCCGTCCCCTCCGTCCTTCCTCCAGGCTGGTTTTGGTTATGGCCTGCCCATCTCCCGTCTGTATGCCAAGTATTTTCAGGGAGACCTGCAGCTCTACTCTATGGAGGGTTATGGAACCTCAGCTGTCATATATTTGAAGGTGAGAACAACACAACCTCCATATCGACGGTGCCAGAAATAACAATGAAGGCCAACTCGATATagatttcacattttgtcaagCACAGATGGAAAGTTGTAGGAAAGAACCTGGATGTGACTGTCAGTTCTTGCGTATATTTTGGTATGATAAGGATCCAGACTAATTAGTTCCCATCTGTACTGTATCACAGGCGCTGTCCTCTGAGTCAGTGGAGAGACTTCCTGTTTTCAACAAGTCTGCCTTAAGGCATTACCAGAGCAGCACAGAGGCTGATGA is part of the Thunnus albacares chromosome 19, fThuAlb1.1, whole genome shotgun sequence genome and encodes:
- the pdk4 gene encoding pyruvate dehydrogenase kinase, isozyme 4; amino-acid sequence: MKFAQFLLKNSSVAGIPKQVERFSKFSPSPLSMKQFIDFGSANACEKTSFVFLRQELPVRLANIMKEIDFLPDKLLSTPSLKLLTSWYSQSLLELIEFLEENPDDKDVLTKFTQALVSVRNRHNNVVPTMAQGVVEYKEAFGVDPVTNQNVQYFLDRFYMSRISTRMLMNQHTLIFEGSVNPAHPKHIGSIDPSCDVVEVVKDAYESSKMLCEQYYLTSPDMEVTEVNSKNPGQPLHIVYVPSHLYHMLFELFKNAMRATVETHETSPTLPPIKVRVSLGTEDLTIKMSDRGGGVPLRKIERLFSYMYSTAPSPVHADNSRNAPLAGFGYGLPISRLYAKYFQGDLQLYSMEGYGTSAVIYLKALSSESVERLPVFNKSALRHYQSSTEADDWCMPSKDPKKLGNYERSR